CGAGCTTTGACACCAGCAGGTTTGACACCAACGCGCCGAGTCCGAGGCCTGGCACCACATCCGCGAGTCCGAGGCCTGGCATGATGACAAACCCTGAACGCGGTTGGGTGGCTGCGGCCCGGCCCATCGCCGGGCGCACTGACCAGGCCCAGTAGGCTATTGGCCGTGCGTGATTCGACCGACAAGTCAGCAAAGGGGTCCAAAGCCAAACCCGCGTCCGGCGTAAAAGGGGGCAAGCCGGAAAAGGCCACAGCCAAGGACAAACCGGGCAAAGCCGGCTCCAAGGCCAAAGCCAAACAGGCAGCCAAACCGCCCGCCGAAGAGGTCATCGACACCCGACCGCCGGGCCAACGCGCCAAAGGCCGGGCTACGCCATCGCGCAAAGAAGTCGAAAAAGCCAAGGCCCAACCCTTTGTGGGCAAAACCAAAGCCAAAACAAGTTCCATGACCAAGGAGCAGCGGCGCAAGGCCAGCCAGGAAGCCCGCGAACGCTACGCCCACGCCATGAGGACCGGCGAGGAGCGCTACTTGCCGGCCCGTGACAGGGGGCCCATCAAACGCTGGACCAGGAACTACATCGATTCCAGACGGTCCATGAGCGAATACCTGATTTTCATCACCCTGGGCATGCTGGTCTTCGTGATGGTGTTGCAGTCCTCATTCCCGGCCCTGGCCGGCCTGGGTTTGCTGGGCATGTACCTGATCATCTTCATCGTCATTGGCGAGGCCTACTTCAAGGCCCGCAGGCTCCGCCAGGCCTTGTACGCCAAGTTTGGCCAAGACAATGTGCCCAAGGGTTCGGTCCGTTACGGTGTGGTCCGCTCGTTCCAGTTCCGCCGCTCGCGCCAACCCAAACCCCAGGTCAAAGTGGGCGAGGACCCCGGCTAGCTAAGCCGCAACAAGGGGTGGTGCCAAACCCTGGACTCGCGGTTGTCGGGGTGGTGCGAAACCCTGGACTCGCGGTTGCGGTTGCAGGACGGGCTAGGTGGCTTGCCGCATCAGCTCGGCGGCGCCGCGCTGGACCCGGGCGGCCCAAGCCGGCCCTTCGTAGATGAAGGCCGTCAGTGCCTGGACCAAGTTGGCCCCGGCCTGCATGTAATCCACAATGTCTTGGGCTTCGAAGATCCCACCAACGCCAATGATGACCGGTTCCTCACCTAAGGCCTGGCGCAGCCGCCGCACCACCTCAACGCCGCGAGCTTTCAGCATCGGGCCAGAGAGACCACCCGGCCCAAGATCATGATCAACGGTTGTGTTGACCGCCACTACCCCGGCCAACCCCAGCTCCAAGGCTAGGGCCGCAACCTGGTCGAGCTCGGCATCGGACAAATCTGGGGCCACCTTGACCAGCAAAGGCACCTCGCCACTTTGGCCCCCCAAGGCCCGGCCTTCGGCAGCGCCAGCCTTGGCAGCACGCAAAATGGGGCCCAGCGACTGGCTGTCCTGCAGTTCACGCAGGCCAGGTGTGTTAGGCGAGGAGACATTGACCACCAGGTAGTCGGCCCAGGGCGCCAGCCACCGGGCCGTGGTGTGGTAATCCTGAGGGGCGTCGACGGCCAAAGTCGACTTGTTTTTGCCCAGGTTGACACCTACCAGCAATCGCCGCCCTGTCGATGAGCGGCGCAAACGCATCAGCCGACCGGCCACCTTCCGGGCCCCTTGGTTGTTGAAACCCATGGCATTGCGCAAGGCTCGCTGCTCCGGCAGGCGCCAGAGCCGCGGGCGCGGGTTGCCGCCCTGGGCCACCGGCGTCACCGTGCCGACCTCGACATAAGAGAATCCCAGCATCATCACTGCCCGGGCGGTGGTGGCGTCCTTGTCGAACCCGGCCGCCACTCCCAACGGCCCATCGATAGTCTTGCCAAAGATCGTCACCGCGCCTGAGCCCAGGCCACCGCGCGCCATGACGGCGTGGACGGCTGCGCGGACCGGGGGCACGGCCGCGGCCAAACGCATCGCCGCAGCCGCCCCGTGGTGCGCCTGTTCGGGGTCAGTGTGGACTAGGAAACGGTCAAACAAGGTGCGGTACACGACTTCGAGGCTACCGCCCTAAGATGCAGAGGTGATGTCATTACAGGCGGTTGGGGCCAAGCCCGCCAATCTTGTGGCCGATGCCGTCGCTCTGGTGTGCTCAGAAGGCTCGGCTCCTTCAGCGCTTGGGCCTGACGCCCTTGAAGTGCTGGGTTGGCTTGGTTTTTCCGGCCGGGCGGGCCAGGTCGTGGTTGTGCCGGCCCGGGCTTTCGCGG
Above is a window of Micrococcales bacterium DNA encoding:
- a CDS encoding quinone-dependent dihydroorotate dehydrogenase; the protein is MYRTLFDRFLVHTDPEQAHHGAAAAMRLAAAVPPVRAAVHAVMARGGLGSGAVTIFGKTIDGPLGVAAGFDKDATTARAVMMLGFSYVEVGTVTPVAQGGNPRPRLWRLPEQRALRNAMGFNNQGARKVAGRLMRLRRSSTGRRLLVGVNLGKNKSTLAVDAPQDYHTTARWLAPWADYLVVNVSSPNTPGLRELQDSQSLGPILRAAKAGAAEGRALGGQSGEVPLLVKVAPDLSDAELDQVAALALELGLAGVVAVNTTVDHDLGPGGLSGPMLKARGVEVVRRLRQALGEEPVIIGVGGIFEAQDIVDYMQAGANLVQALTAFIYEGPAWAARVQRGAAELMRQAT
- a CDS encoding DUF3043 domain-containing protein; this encodes MRDSTDKSAKGSKAKPASGVKGGKPEKATAKDKPGKAGSKAKAKQAAKPPAEEVIDTRPPGQRAKGRATPSRKEVEKAKAQPFVGKTKAKTSSMTKEQRRKASQEARERYAHAMRTGEERYLPARDRGPIKRWTRNYIDSRRSMSEYLIFITLGMLVFVMVLQSSFPALAGLGLLGMYLIIFIVIGEAYFKARRLRQALYAKFGQDNVPKGSVRYGVVRSFQFRRSRQPKPQVKVGEDPG